A section of the Castanea sativa cultivar Marrone di Chiusa Pesio chromosome 12, ASM4071231v1 genome encodes:
- the LOC142620736 gene encoding uncharacterized protein LOC142620736 yields the protein MAQKEEKKKQKQKQQAPANKEAKNSRPWPELPHQLIKLIASQPSLEQGINFGSVTKSWRAAPKKCINPNATQPWLQIFNTDTHQCKMTKPYNSDNPFQGFWKRYLGCTNGILVAKGATCYILWNPIQRSWIISLYGMPGTSHPAFMFHRQGIGGENFEWIKQDCSLVDPHAPDKSRKHYMQFTNVIGLRGKFYALTLQGTLAVIVEVDSHLKITSLAIKRAIPSVSSRHFREYLVESNGEILLIFLISKKSIDVVDDVEVFGLNFVRLSWIKTESLGDQTLFVGENCCVSVSASKVGCKSNCLYFHSPIMQMMVGGYMIWKAVASLKGGVIPILRQNHHGLE from the exons ATGGCTcaaaaggaggagaagaagaagcagaagcaGAAGCAGCAAGCTCCAGCTAACAAAGAAGCCAAAAATAGTAGGCCATGGCCAGAGCTTCCTCATCAACTAATTAAGTTGATAGCAAGCCAGCCAAGTCTTGAGCAAGGCATCAACTTTGGGAGTGTGACCAAGTCATGGAGAGCAGCTCCCAAAAAATGCATTAATCCAAATGCAACACAGCCTTGGCTTCAAATATTCAACACCGATACTCATCAATGCAAGATGACTAAACCTTACAACTCTGACAATCCGTTTCAAGGATTTTGGAAACGATATTTGGGGTGCACTAATGGCATACTGGTTGCTAAAGGAGCCACATGTTATATTCTCTGGAATCCAATTCAGAGATCATGGATCATCTCCCTTTATGGGATGCCAG GCACTAGTCATCCAGCCTTCATGTTCCATAGGCAAGGAATTGGaggagaaaattttgaatggaTAAAACAAGACTGCTCCCTTGTTGATCCACATGCTCCAGACAAATCACGAAAGCATTATATGCAATTTACTAATGTTATTGGATTAAGAGGTAAGTTCTATGCTTTGACTTTGCAGGGGACTCTTGCAGTGATAGTAGAAGTTGATTCTCATCTAAAAATCACTTCTTTGGCTATAAAAAGGGCAATCCCTTCTGTCTCATCAAGGCATTTTAGAGAGTATTTGGTGGAGTCAAATGGGgagattttattgatttttctcATCTCTAAGAAGTCAATTGATGTTGTGGATGATGTAGAGGTTTTTGGGCTCAATTTTGTTAGACTTTCATGGATTAAGACAGAGAGCCTTGGTGATCAAACACTGTTTGTAGGAGAAAATTGTTGTGTGTCTGTCTCTGCAAGTAAGGTGGGATGCAAGAGCAACTGTTTGTATTTTCATTCACCCATAATGCAAATGATGGTTGGTGGCTATATGATATGGAAAGCAGTGGCATCTCTCAAGGGTGGAGTGATACCAATTCTAAGACAAAATCACCATGGTTTGGAATGA